The Chryseobacterium aureum genome contains a region encoding:
- a CDS encoding Crp/Fnr family transcriptional regulator translates to MVIDENILISAGAETRHYIPSETIFFEGDTPNYYYQIVTGEVKLNNYNEEGKEFIQNILSAGESCGESILFIDKPYPMNAEAITECSILRLHKSLFFNLLNQSPELYMEVSSYLSERLYYKFIMMQNLSSQNPSIRLRGLMDYLKSFQKDLSPYSFLIPLTRQQMASLTGLCVETAIRTIKHMERDKILRIENRKILY, encoded by the coding sequence ATGGTTATCGACGAAAACATTTTGATTTCAGCGGGAGCAGAAACGAGACATTATATCCCTTCAGAAACAATATTTTTTGAAGGTGATACTCCTAATTATTATTACCAGATTGTTACAGGAGAGGTGAAACTCAATAATTACAATGAGGAGGGAAAAGAATTCATTCAGAATATCTTATCCGCCGGTGAAAGCTGCGGAGAGTCTATTCTTTTCATAGATAAACCTTATCCTATGAATGCTGAAGCTATCACAGAATGCAGTATTCTGAGGCTTCATAAATCACTATTTTTTAATTTGCTGAACCAATCTCCGGAATTATACATGGAGGTCAGCAGCTATCTTTCTGAACGGCTTTATTATAAATTCATCATGATGCAGAATCTTTCATCACAAAATCCCTCTATAAGGCTTAGGGGACTGATGGATTACCTTAAAAGCTTTCAAAAGGATCTGAGTCCCTATTCATTTTTGATTCCATTAACAAGACAGCAAATGGCCAGCCTTACTGGGCTTTGCGTAGAAACTGCGATAAGAACCATTAAACATATGGAAAGGGATAAAATTTTGAGAATTGAAAACCGTAAAATTTTATACTAA
- a CDS encoding catalase, producing MNMKTNEPSKKAEQLDVHSTSNENEKLTTNQGLKINNNQDSLKAGERGPSLLEDFILREKITHFDHERIPERVVHARGSGAHGVFKLNKSLAGYTKAKFLTELGKETPVFVRFSTVAGSKGSTDLARDVRGFAIKFYTDEGNYDLVANNMPVFFIQDAIKFPDLIHAVKPEPDNEIPQAASAHDTFWDFISLMPESMHMIMWVMSDRAIPRSLRMMEGFGVHSFKFINEEGKVHFVKFHFKPRLGVHSVAWNEAQIISGVDSDFHKRDLWEAIENGDYPEWDFGVQLIPEEDEHTFDFDLLDPTKLVPEEEVPVEIVGTLTLNRNPDNFFAETEQVAFHPGHIIPGIDFTNDPLLQGRLFSYTDTQLSRLGSPNFHEIPINRSINTVHNNQRDGHMRQQIVKGKTSYEPNSIGGGCPFQAMMADGGFASQQERVSGEKVRERSKSFVDHYSQAKLFYNSQSTPEKLHLQNALIFELSKVTRPEIRERMVGQLAYVDTFLAWRVAEKVGVEVKKLDWPNQSLPADSNMVELQSEEREPATKISEALSMKHTVKDTIKTRKIGFIMANGADGDALNDLKTKLEAEGAKVELIAPSLAQVRTNDGAELTPKHSLSNTASVCFDALYICSGADSVKELMIAENKNLVLHFINEAYKHCKAIYFGADTQALYHHSNVSAKQHDDPGIITWEDDKQPDKFINAIAKHRVWDLEMERNA from the coding sequence ATGAATATGAAAACTAACGAACCTAGTAAAAAAGCAGAACAGCTGGATGTACACAGTACTTCTAATGAAAATGAAAAGCTTACCACCAATCAGGGCTTAAAGATCAACAACAACCAGGATTCTTTGAAAGCGGGAGAGCGCGGGCCTTCATTGCTGGAAGATTTTATTCTGAGAGAAAAGATTACGCATTTCGATCATGAAAGAATTCCTGAAAGAGTAGTGCATGCAAGAGGCTCCGGCGCTCATGGAGTTTTTAAACTTAATAAAAGCCTGGCAGGATATACCAAAGCCAAATTTTTAACAGAACTGGGAAAAGAAACTCCGGTTTTTGTAAGGTTTTCCACGGTTGCAGGAAGTAAAGGAAGCACAGACCTGGCAAGAGATGTAAGAGGTTTTGCAATAAAATTTTATACCGACGAGGGAAATTATGATCTGGTAGCCAATAATATGCCTGTATTTTTTATTCAGGATGCCATTAAATTTCCGGATCTGATACATGCCGTAAAGCCTGAGCCGGATAATGAAATCCCACAGGCTGCTTCTGCCCATGACACCTTTTGGGATTTCATATCACTGATGCCCGAAAGTATGCACATGATTATGTGGGTAATGAGCGACAGGGCCATTCCGAGAAGCCTGAGAATGATGGAAGGTTTTGGTGTCCATTCTTTCAAATTCATCAATGAAGAAGGAAAAGTTCATTTTGTAAAATTCCATTTCAAACCCAGATTGGGAGTGCATTCCGTAGCCTGGAATGAGGCGCAGATTATCTCAGGCGTAGATTCTGATTTTCACAAAAGAGACCTGTGGGAAGCTATTGAAAACGGGGATTACCCGGAATGGGATTTTGGAGTACAGCTGATTCCTGAAGAAGATGAGCACACATTTGATTTTGACCTTCTTGATCCTACAAAACTGGTTCCGGAAGAAGAAGTTCCTGTGGAAATCGTAGGTACATTAACCCTTAACAGAAATCCTGATAATTTCTTTGCAGAAACCGAACAGGTCGCTTTTCATCCGGGACATATTATCCCCGGAATTGATTTCACCAATGATCCGCTGCTGCAGGGAAGATTATTTTCCTATACAGATACTCAGCTTTCAAGACTGGGATCTCCCAATTTCCATGAAATCCCGATTAACAGATCCATTAATACCGTTCATAATAACCAAAGGGACGGCCATATGAGACAGCAGATCGTTAAAGGAAAAACAAGTTACGAACCCAATTCTATCGGAGGCGGATGTCCTTTCCAGGCCATGATGGCTGACGGAGGATTTGCTTCCCAGCAGGAAAGAGTTTCCGGGGAAAAAGTTAGAGAAAGAAGTAAAAGCTTTGTAGACCATTATTCACAGGCTAAATTATTCTACAACAGCCAGTCCACACCCGAAAAATTACATCTTCAGAATGCTTTGATATTTGAATTGTCTAAAGTGACCCGTCCTGAAATCAGAGAAAGAATGGTTGGGCAATTGGCATATGTGGACACGTTCCTGGCATGGAGGGTTGCCGAAAAAGTGGGCGTTGAGGTTAAAAAGCTGGACTGGCCTAATCAGAGCTTACCGGCAGACAGTAATATGGTAGAGCTTCAGAGTGAAGAAAGAGAACCTGCAACCAAAATTTCTGAAGCTTTAAGCATGAAACATACGGTAAAAGACACTATTAAAACCCGTAAAATAGGTTTTATTATGGCCAATGGTGCTGATGGCGACGCTCTCAATGATCTCAAAACAAAGCTGGAAGCTGAAGGAGCTAAAGTGGAGCTCATTGCTCCAAGCCTTGCTCAGGTAAGAACCAATGACGGTGCAGAACTTACCCCGAAACATTCCTTAAGCAATACGGCCAGTGTATGTTTTGACGCGCTTTATATCTGTTCCGGTGCAGATTCCGTAAAAGAACTGATGATTGCTGAAAATAAAAATCTGGTGCTTCATTTTATCAACGAAGCTTACAAACACTGCAAAGCCATTTATTTCGGGGCAGATACGCAGGCTCTTTACCATCATTCCAATGTCTCAGCAAAACAGCATGATGATCCGGGAATTATTACATGGGAAGATGATAAACAGCCCGATAAATTCATAAACGCTATCGCTAAACACAGAGTCTGGGATCTCGAAATGGAGAGAAACGCTTAA
- a CDS encoding KGG domain-containing protein → MNTRNSRNSSLRGRSHSPENLEEVYQLGYDHGFNDATRDEDYDDDFSEYENYFDNENNDDDDYDEDEYDEYDDDEYDEDDEEDYDDDDDQRGRSGGRSGSRSGNGNQQRDSQGRFTSGRGGSRGNSSGGSSRGRSNSGSGSGSRGRGRSSSGNGTSKRGFASMSQAERTRIARMGGQASHGGGRSSNSGSNSGRGGSDSRSGNNNGNSSGRNSSSGSGSSRRGFAAMSKAERTRIARMGGQASHGGGRSSGRSGFGGRRNS, encoded by the coding sequence ATGAACACTAGAAATTCAAGAAACAGCAGTTTAAGAGGACGTTCGCATTCGCCCGAAAACCTTGAAGAAGTATACCAATTAGGATATGACCATGGTTTCAATGATGCCACCAGAGATGAAGATTATGACGACGATTTTTCAGAATATGAAAATTATTTTGATAATGAGAATAACGACGATGATGATTATGATGAAGATGAATATGATGAATATGATGACGATGAATATGATGAAGATGACGAAGAAGACTATGATGATGATGATGATCAGAGAGGCCGCAGTGGAGGAAGAAGCGGTTCCAGAAGCGGAAACGGAAATCAGCAAAGAGACAGCCAGGGAAGATTTACTTCCGGCAGAGGAGGATCGCGTGGAAACAGCTCCGGCGGCAGTTCTCGTGGACGTTCCAATTCCGGCTCGGGATCCGGCTCACGCGGAAGAGGCAGGTCATCATCAGGAAATGGTACTTCAAAGAGAGGGTTTGCCTCTATGAGCCAGGCTGAAAGAACAAGAATTGCCAGAATGGGAGGCCAGGCTTCTCATGGAGGCGGAAGGTCTTCAAATTCCGGTTCAAATTCCGGACGGGGAGGATCTGATTCAAGATCAGGAAATAATAACGGGAATAGTTCGGGTCGTAATTCCAGTTCCGGTTCCGGCAGTTCAAGAAGAGGTTTTGCAGCCATGAGCAAGGCAGAGCGTACAAGAATTGCCAGAATGGGCGGACAGGCATCCCACGGAGGCGGAAGATCTTCAGGTCGTTCCGGATTCGGAGGCAGACGTAATTCATAA
- a CDS encoding DUF1569 domain-containing protein, which translates to MVRKSLNNPQYYKEIISRISMLSENSIGKWGKMNVCQMLKHCDLVLQVALGSVELPRINLLFETIGILTKAEMYVFNNGIPRNMPTFQKLIVNFDCDFDGSKTNLLKTLEEFRKACETHTLPDRHRLFGKMTEKDWPFLEYKHLDHHLKQFNV; encoded by the coding sequence TTGGTAAGAAAAAGTCTTAATAATCCCCAATATTATAAGGAAATCATCAGCAGAATTTCCATGTTATCTGAAAATTCCATTGGGAAATGGGGTAAAATGAACGTATGTCAGATGCTGAAGCATTGTGATCTGGTTCTTCAGGTGGCGTTGGGAAGTGTTGAACTTCCGCGTATTAACCTCCTGTTTGAGACCATCGGGATATTAACGAAGGCGGAAATGTATGTTTTCAATAATGGAATTCCCAGAAACATGCCTACTTTTCAAAAACTAATCGTTAATTTTGATTGTGATTTTGATGGATCAAAAACCAATCTGCTGAAAACGCTGGAGGAGTTCCGGAAAGCTTGTGAAACACACACGCTGCCGGACCGCCACAGATTATTCGGTAAAATGACTGAAAAAGACTGGCCATTTTTAGAATACAAACATCTTGATCACCATCTAAAACAATTTAATGTATGA
- the tnpA gene encoding IS200/IS605 family transposase, which translates to MDEHIYKRHNKSLLLYHLVFPMKYRREVLTKEIGESLQFICVGISERYEVQFVEIGYESDHVHFLVQSVPSMSVSKLVTIIKSLSARELFKNHPEIKRILWGGNLWTSGYYVNTVGQYGNKDVIRKYIENQGKEKEYKKIHGEQLKLWD; encoded by the coding sequence GTGGATGAGCATATTTACAAAAGACACAATAAGAGCTTGCTTTTATACCATTTGGTTTTTCCAATGAAATATAGGAGAGAAGTTTTAACAAAAGAGATAGGAGAGAGTCTTCAATTCATTTGTGTTGGAATTTCAGAACGTTACGAAGTTCAATTTGTAGAGATTGGATATGAGTCGGATCATGTTCATTTTTTAGTTCAAAGTGTTCCAAGCATGTCAGTTTCCAAGTTAGTAACGATTATAAAAAGTTTGAGCGCACGAGAGTTATTTAAAAATCATCCAGAAATAAAAAGGATTTTATGGGGAGGGAATTTATGGACGAGCGGTTATTATGTTAATACTGTTGGTCAATATGGAAATAAAGATGTTATACGGAAGTATATTGAAAATCAAGGAAAAGAAAAAGAATATAAAAAAATCCACGGCGAACAACTCAAGCTATGGGATTGA
- a CDS encoding aminotransferase-like domain-containing protein: MSKEFLYTEIADGIAGQIRNGILKTGDKLPSVRMLCQEHQVSMNTAKRVFLELESQSLVESKPQSGYFVSQLLSAKLPLPEVSRPSLIANNDEPDELISKVYENMGKKDLTFFSIGIPSGDLLPQAKLKKEIVNAIRELKEGGTEYEELQGNLKLRRMIAIRSLQWGGNLSENDLITTNGGMNALSFCLMALGKPGDTIAIESPCYPGILQLANGLGLKVLELPTHPTTGIEIEALKKVIPQIDICLLIPNFNSPLGSCMPDENKKEIVKILSENHIPLIEDDVYGDLYFGSSRPKCCKSFDKDGSVLYCSSISKTLAPGYRVGWIAPGKYKDKILKLKLLHSTSSISIVNEAVANFLKSGKYEKHLQQLRRTLQFNYQNYVQTIAESFPEGTKTSRPQGGLSLWVEFDKKIKTTELYDLAIKQNISIAPGRMFTFQDQFENCMRLCIGLPWNENTREKLRQVGQLAQKIYLK; the protein is encoded by the coding sequence ATGAGCAAAGAATTTTTATATACAGAAATTGCAGACGGAATTGCAGGACAGATCAGGAATGGCATTCTGAAGACAGGGGACAAACTTCCTTCCGTAAGAATGCTATGCCAGGAACACCAGGTAAGTATGAATACAGCCAAGCGTGTTTTTCTGGAGCTGGAATCCCAGTCTTTGGTAGAATCTAAACCCCAGTCCGGCTATTTTGTAAGCCAGCTGCTGTCTGCAAAGCTTCCGTTACCGGAGGTAAGCCGGCCGTCATTGATTGCCAACAACGATGAACCTGATGAGCTGATCAGTAAAGTATATGAAAATATGGGGAAAAAAGATCTCACGTTTTTCTCCATTGGAATTCCTTCAGGAGACCTTTTACCCCAGGCGAAGCTGAAGAAAGAAATTGTAAATGCTATCAGGGAATTAAAAGAAGGAGGCACAGAATATGAGGAACTTCAGGGGAATCTCAAGCTCAGAAGAATGATTGCCATTCGATCCCTTCAATGGGGAGGCAACCTGAGTGAAAATGATCTGATTACCACTAACGGCGGAATGAATGCTCTTTCTTTCTGTTTAATGGCCCTGGGAAAACCCGGAGATACCATAGCGATTGAAAGCCCGTGTTATCCCGGAATTTTACAGCTTGCCAACGGACTGGGTTTAAAAGTACTGGAACTTCCCACCCATCCTACTACCGGAATTGAAATTGAAGCTTTGAAAAAAGTAATTCCCCAAATAGACATCTGCCTGCTGATTCCTAACTTCAATTCACCATTAGGAAGCTGTATGCCTGATGAGAATAAAAAAGAAATTGTAAAAATACTTTCTGAGAATCATATTCCGCTTATCGAAGATGACGTCTACGGAGATCTTTATTTTGGTTCAAGCCGTCCAAAATGCTGTAAATCTTTTGATAAAGACGGAAGTGTTCTCTATTGCAGCTCCATTTCAAAAACACTGGCTCCCGGTTATCGGGTGGGCTGGATTGCTCCGGGAAAATATAAAGACAAAATCCTTAAACTTAAACTTCTGCACTCCACATCTTCTATTTCTATCGTTAATGAAGCTGTTGCCAATTTTTTAAAGTCTGGAAAATACGAGAAACATCTTCAGCAGCTTCGCAGAACATTGCAGTTCAATTATCAGAATTACGTTCAGACCATTGCAGAATCTTTTCCGGAGGGTACAAAGACCAGCCGTCCGCAGGGTGGACTGTCTTTATGGGTAGAGTTCGACAAAAAAATAAAGACTACCGAATTATATGATCTCGCTATCAAACAAAATATTAGTATTGCTCCCGGAAGAATGTTCACCTTTCAGGATCAGTTTGAAAACTGCATGAGACTTTGTATCGGGCTTCCATGGAATGAAAATACCCGGGAAAAGCTCAGACAAGTTGGTCAGCTTGCCCAAAAAATATATTTGAAGTAA
- a CDS encoding Crp/Fnr family transcriptional regulator, protein MKTISCMNIAESLLYSFGGEEKNYKKREIVFKEEDHALYYFQIVAGKVKLNNYNEDGKEFIHNILGRKQSFGEAMLFLNQNYPINAICLEDCRIIRLPKNNFFEMLSQHPDLSLEMNACLSQEIFYKLKMMQSMASQNPVQRLRALLDYLKSYHDEDCHKCFPIEFTRQQLANLVGLRVETVIRTLKKMQKEGMLDLKDRKILY, encoded by the coding sequence ATGAAAACAATAAGCTGTATGAATATTGCTGAAAGTCTCCTGTACTCATTCGGAGGAGAAGAAAAGAATTACAAGAAACGTGAAATTGTTTTTAAAGAAGAGGATCATGCCCTTTATTATTTTCAGATTGTTGCAGGAAAAGTAAAGCTTAACAATTATAATGAAGACGGAAAAGAATTCATTCATAATATTTTGGGCAGAAAACAAAGTTTTGGCGAAGCAATGCTTTTCCTCAATCAGAATTATCCTATTAATGCCATATGCCTTGAAGACTGCAGAATTATCAGACTTCCGAAAAATAATTTCTTTGAAATGCTCAGCCAGCATCCGGACCTTTCTCTGGAAATGAATGCGTGCCTTTCTCAGGAAATTTTTTATAAGCTTAAAATGATGCAGAGTATGGCTTCTCAAAATCCTGTGCAAAGATTGAGAGCTTTATTAGATTATCTTAAGAGCTATCATGATGAAGACTGCCACAAGTGTTTTCCTATTGAGTTTACAAGACAGCAGCTTGCCAATCTGGTTGGGCTTCGTGTAGAAACTGTGATCCGAACTTTAAAGAAAATGCAAAAAGAAGGTATGCTGGATTTAAAAGACCGCAAAATTTTATATTAA
- the ytxJ gene encoding bacillithiol system redox-active protein YtxJ yields the protein MSFFDKIFGGNNEAPEQKTFWKKIESEEDLAKAVENSFQNKIAIFKHSTSCFISRTVLKNFEKEVENSDQEVDVYYLDLLAYRPISNKIAADFEIRHESPQLIVIKNGKPVNNASHQDISLSQIVS from the coding sequence ATGAGTTTTTTTGATAAAATATTTGGTGGAAACAACGAAGCCCCGGAACAGAAAACGTTCTGGAAAAAGATAGAGTCTGAAGAAGATCTTGCAAAAGCTGTAGAAAATTCTTTTCAGAACAAAATAGCAATATTTAAGCACTCAACCAGCTGTTTTATCAGCAGAACGGTACTGAAAAATTTTGAAAAAGAAGTTGAAAATTCTGATCAGGAGGTAGACGTATACTACCTGGATCTGTTAGCTTACAGACCTATTTCTAATAAAATAGCGGCCGATTTTGAGATCCGGCACGAAAGTCCGCAGCTCATCGTAATAAAAAACGGAAAACCTGTCAACAACGCCTCTCACCAGGATATTTCTTTAAGCCAGATCGTATCATGA
- a CDS encoding DMT family transporter has protein sequence MMTKQLSKDENISGWINGFIGVVLFSGGLPATKLAVMEMSPTFVTIVRAAVAGVLALIVLWLGKEKRPVKKDLLPLFLVSLGCVVGFPLLSALALQYLTSAHSIVFLGMLPLATAIFGVLRGGERPHPVFWLFSIVGSLLVIGYAVSQGISASPVGDLLMLLAVILCGMGYAEGARLSKTLGGWQVISWALVLALPVMIPLFFIYFPEDIQNVSFQGWFGLAYISLFSMFIGFIFWYKGLAQGGIATVGQLQLLQPFFGLALAAWLLHEQVSMGMVGVTVGVILCVAGTKKFAK, from the coding sequence ATGATGACAAAACAATTATCAAAAGATGAAAATATAAGTGGCTGGATCAATGGTTTTATTGGCGTAGTGCTATTCAGTGGCGGACTGCCCGCTACCAAATTAGCTGTAATGGAAATGAGCCCTACTTTCGTAACGATCGTTCGTGCAGCAGTAGCGGGAGTGTTGGCGCTTATCGTATTATGGTTAGGCAAAGAGAAACGCCCTGTTAAGAAAGATCTGCTGCCATTGTTTCTGGTTTCCCTTGGCTGTGTGGTAGGCTTTCCGCTTCTTTCTGCATTGGCTCTTCAATATCTTACTTCGGCACATTCTATTGTATTTCTGGGAATGCTTCCTTTAGCTACAGCAATCTTTGGTGTTTTGCGCGGGGGGGAAAGGCCTCATCCCGTATTCTGGCTGTTTTCCATTGTAGGAAGTCTTCTTGTAATTGGGTATGCTGTTTCACAGGGAATATCAGCTTCTCCTGTAGGTGACCTTCTGATGCTTCTTGCAGTTATATTATGCGGTATGGGGTATGCTGAAGGCGCCAGGCTGTCTAAAACGCTGGGAGGATGGCAGGTGATTTCCTGGGCTTTGGTACTGGCATTGCCTGTTATGATTCCTTTATTTTTTATCTATTTTCCTGAGGATATTCAGAATGTCAGTTTTCAGGGCTGGTTTGGACTGGCTTATATTTCTCTGTTCAGTATGTTTATTGGCTTTATATTTTGGTATAAAGGGCTGGCACAGGGAGGTATTGCTACAGTAGGCCAGCTACAGCTCCTTCAGCCATTTTTTGGTTTGGCACTGGCAGCATGGCTTCTTCATGAGCAGGTAAGTATGGGAATGGTGGGGGTAACGGTAGGAGTAATCCTCTGTGTTGCGGGAACCAAGAAGTTTGCAAAATAA
- a CDS encoding Crp/Fnr family transcriptional regulator has product MKNINNYLAKVLNVPLQNVNTCSLHYEVKKIPKNQFLLQYGEICRHIFFVEKGLIKMYSIDKNGKEHIIQFAPESWLISDRSSLYFNEKSIYYIEAVEDSEVLFLHPDFFNKLVEQFPNSIERSDFLLQKHIRSLQNRINSLLGETAEERYMKFIKMYPDLLLRVPQWMIASYLGITPESLSRVRKELARKNFVPDNK; this is encoded by the coding sequence ATGAAGAATATAAATAATTATTTAGCCAAAGTTTTAAATGTTCCCCTTCAAAATGTGAACACCTGCAGTCTGCATTACGAAGTAAAGAAGATTCCTAAAAACCAGTTTCTTCTTCAGTACGGCGAAATATGCCGTCATATTTTCTTCGTGGAAAAAGGACTGATAAAGATGTATTCTATTGATAAAAACGGAAAAGAACATATCATACAGTTTGCCCCTGAAAGCTGGCTGATTTCTGACCGGAGCAGCCTTTATTTCAATGAAAAGTCTATCTATTATATAGAAGCGGTGGAGGATTCGGAAGTTCTGTTTCTGCACCCTGATTTCTTTAATAAACTGGTTGAACAGTTCCCGAACAGTATTGAAAGAAGTGATTTTCTTCTTCAGAAACATATCAGAAGTCTTCAGAACAGGATTAATTCGTTGCTGGGAGAGACCGCAGAAGAGAGATACATGAAATTCATTAAAATGTATCCGGATCTGCTTTTAAGAGTTCCTCAATGGATGATTGCTTCCTATCTGGGAATTACCCCGGAAAGCTTAAGCCGTGTAAGAAAAGAGCTGGCGAGAAAAAATTTCGTTCCGGATAATAAATAA
- a CDS encoding YfiT family bacillithiol transferase: MSDLEKKKFPIGQFQAPESICDTTLDTYIKVIKDFPGRLKNLIEHFTDDQLDTPYREGGWTVRQLINHLSDSHMNSFIRFKLALTEDNPTIKPYDEAKWAELQDSFHMPVKPAMRMLKGTHQRWVVLLKSLTNKQFERTFHHPEHNKSYNLRESLALYVWHCNHHFAHIEHLKIEKGW, from the coding sequence ATGAGTGATTTAGAGAAAAAAAAGTTTCCGATAGGCCAGTTTCAAGCTCCTGAAAGCATCTGTGACACCACATTGGATACTTATATCAAAGTGATCAAAGACTTTCCCGGCAGACTGAAAAATCTCATTGAACATTTTACGGACGACCAGCTGGACACGCCTTACCGAGAAGGCGGGTGGACGGTAAGACAGCTTATAAACCATCTTTCAGACAGCCATATGAACAGTTTTATCCGTTTCAAACTGGCCCTTACAGAAGATAATCCTACCATCAAGCCTTATGATGAAGCCAAATGGGCAGAACTTCAGGATAGTTTTCATATGCCTGTAAAACCGGCAATGAGAATGCTGAAAGGAACACACCAGAGATGGGTTGTTCTTCTTAAAAGTCTTACCAATAAGCAGTTTGAAAGAACATTTCATCATCCTGAGCACAATAAAAGCTATAATTTAAGAGAAAGCCTGGCTTTATACGTCTGGCACTGTAATCATCATTTTGCTCATATTGAACATCTGAAGATAGAAAAAGGTTGGTAA
- a CDS encoding ferritin-like domain-containing protein — MPNKILETDRAVPANKKETADKVNINEDEMKNSPLHKFFVSALKDIYYAENAILEALEKMQESATAEELKDAFEDHHLQTQKHVKRLEKVFQLIDEKPEKKECKAIKGIIEEGEEVIKSTEDGSATRDVALIIAAQKVEHYEIATYGGLAQLAITMGHDKAADLLERTLQEEEDTDSHLTDIAETSINFDAEQED, encoded by the coding sequence ATGCCAAATAAGATTTTAGAAACAGACCGTGCAGTTCCTGCCAACAAAAAGGAAACGGCAGACAAAGTAAATATCAATGAGGATGAAATGAAAAATTCACCCCTTCATAAGTTCTTTGTAAGTGCACTTAAAGACATTTATTATGCGGAAAACGCCATTCTTGAAGCATTGGAAAAAATGCAGGAATCCGCTACCGCAGAAGAACTGAAAGATGCTTTTGAAGACCACCACCTTCAGACCCAGAAACACGTTAAACGTCTGGAAAAAGTTTTCCAGCTTATTGACGAAAAGCCCGAAAAGAAAGAATGCAAGGCTATAAAGGGCATTATTGAAGAAGGGGAAGAAGTGATCAAGTCAACAGAAGACGGCTCGGCAACAAGAGATGTTGCATTAATCATTGCAGCACAGAAAGTAGAACATTACGAAATAGCCACTTATGGCGGTCTGGCCCAGCTTGCCATTACGATGGGACATGATAAAGCTGCCGATCTCCTTGAAAGAACACTTCAGGAAGAAGAGGATACGGATTCGCATCTTACCGATATTGCAGAAACATCCATCAATTTTGATGCAGAACAGGAAGATTAA